Proteins co-encoded in one Leptodactylus fuscus isolate aLepFus1 chromosome 4, aLepFus1.hap2, whole genome shotgun sequence genomic window:
- the LOC142201047 gene encoding uncharacterized protein LOC142201047 translates to MICSVTAGDRLSLSSARRELEKPLPEGDAAQVPVTFDDVAAYFSEDEWKDLEECQKELYKDMMKENYEALISLEDPPVSEKDKAKYNDKLENVDSSSLPVLDQSSSCPDIEDDLGCQPTPSRSQEDLTGNQPENASPYADSLSPSTSHPDTTKDEGEKLYQCTECGKNFRKRDSLKRHQQTHTGERPYNCIECGKSFIQKQHLVTHLRTHTGERPYKCEECGKSLSTNERLKIHQRIHTGERPYKCGDCGKSFRAHRVLKVHQQTHTGERIHKCEDCGKRFRHKQTLLAHQRSHSGETTYSCNECGESFRTFKHLKFHQKQHRGEKPHACEDCGKGFRKREHLRRHQQIHTGERPFSCEECGKGFIQKHHLVRHQRTHTGERPFTVVIVEEFPYNNSSTGTCRGSPHICSECGKSFTTYEHLKRHNRIHTGERPNKCNDCGRTFKSQKQLKAHKKAQDEETGLCRDEDSENSESQRAGPGEKPFECGECGKTFRFLKHLKFHLHTHTGERPFKCESCQKTFRKRDCLKRHQQIHTGERPFTCADCGKGFIQKQHLVRHQRTHTGERPYICSECGKTFSTCEHLKIHGRTHTGEKPYKCNDCGQSFRKREYLKCHQQTHTGERPFNCSECGKSFIQKHHLIAHLRTHTGERPYQCNDCGKTFRHKQNLTTHQKTHGIGL, encoded by the exons GTCCCGGTCACCTTTGATGATGTGGCTGCCTATTTTTCAGAAGATGAATGGAAGGACCTGGAGGAGTGTCAGAAGGAGCTGTACAAGGACATGATGAAAGAGAATTATGAAGCCCTCATTTCCCTGG AAGATCCACCAGTCAGTGAGAAAGACAAAGCGAAGTACAATGACAAACTGGAGAATGTTGACTCGTCTTCACTTCCCGTTCTAGATCAGTCTTCATCATGTCCAGACATTGAGGACGACCTTGGATGTCAACCAACTCCCAGCAGATCCCAAGAGGATCTGACTGGAAACCAACCCGAAAATGCCTCCCCATATGCAGACAGTTTAAGCCCCAGCACGTCCCATCCTGACACTACAAAGGACGAGGGGGAGAAGCTCTACCAGTGCACAGAGTGTGGCAAAAACTTTCGAAAGCGGGACAGTCTGAAGCGGCACCAGCAGACGCACACGGGAGAACGTCCCTATAACTGCATTGAATGCGGGAAAAGTTTCATCCAGAAGCAGCACCTGGTGACTCACTTGAGGACCCACACGGGGGAGCGGCCATACAAATGTGAAGAGTGTGGGAAAAGCTTGAGCACCAACGAGCGTCTGAAGATCCACCAGAGGATCCATACAGGAGAGAGGCCATACAAGTGTGGGGATTGTGGGAAGAGCTTCAGAGCCCACCGAGTCCTCAAGGTTCACCAACAAACACACACTGGGGAGAGGATCCATAAGTGCGAGGACTGTGGTAAGAGGTTTAGGCACAAGCAAACTCTCCTGGCTCACCAGAGGAGTCACTCAGGTGAGACCACCTATAGTTGCAATGAGTGTGGTGAGAGCTTCCGCACCTTTAAGCACCTTAAGTTCCACCAGAAACAGCACCGTGGTGAAAAACCACATGCATGTGAGGACTGTGGGAAGGGATTCAGGAAAAGGGAACACCTGAGACGCCATCAGCAGATCCATACTGGTGAACGTCCATTCTCTTGTGAAGAGTGTGGCAAGGGTTTTATACAAAAACATCACCTTGTGAGACACCAGAGAACGCACACGGGTGAGAGACCGTTCACTGTGGTCATTGTGGAGGAATTCCCCTACAATAACTCCTCCACTGGCACATGTCGAGGAAGCCCCCATATCTGCAGCGAGTGCGGTAAGAGCTTCACGACGTATGAGCATCTCAAGAGGCACAACAGGATTCACACCGGAGAGCGGCCCAACAAGTGCAATGACTGCGGCAGAACCTTTAAGTCTCAGAAACAACTCAAGGCACATAAAAAAGCACAGGACGAGGAGACGGGTCTCTGCCGAGATGAAGATAGCGAGAACAGCGAGAGCCAGAGGGCAGGACCCGGCGAAAAGCCATTTGAATGTGGTGAATGCGGCAAAACTTTCCGATTCCTGAAACACTTGAAGTTCCACCTACACACTCACACCGGGGAGAGACCCTTCAAATGTGAGTCGTGTCAGAAGACCTTCCGTAAACGTGACTGTCTGAAGAGACATCAACAGATACACACGGGGGAGAGACCCTTCACCTGTGCAGACTGCGGAAAGGGCTTTATCCAGAAGCAGCATCTAGTCAGACACCAGCGAACGCACACCGGGGAACGCCCTTATATTTGTAGTGAATGTGGGAAGACCTTCAGTACCTGTGAGCACCTTAAAATACACGGTCGGACCCACACCGGGGAGAAACCCTACAAGTGCAATGACTGTGGGCAAAGCTTCCGGAAGAGAGAATACCTCAAATGTCATCAGCAGACCCACACTGGAGAAAGACCCTTCAACTGCTCCGAGTGTGGGAAAAGCTTCATCCAGAAGCACCATCTCATTGCTCATCTACGGACCCACACCGGGGAACGACCATACCAGTGCAATGACTGCGGCAAGACCTTTAGGCACAAGCAGAATCTTACCACACATCAGAAGACCCATGGGATTGGCCTGTAG